The Acidobacteriota bacterium genome contains the following window.
CTCGGACTGCGCGAGACTGTCGAGCACCTCCAGCCGGGCTGCGACGAGGCCACCGCCGAGCGCATCGTCGAGACCTATCGCGAGCTCTGGCTGTCGACCTACCGCTTCCACCCCAGTCCCTTTCCCGCCGCCGAAGCCGTCCTGACGGAGCTGGCGGAACGCGACTACCTGCTCGCCGTCGCCACCGGCAAGAGCCGCCGCGGCCTCGATCGAGATCTCGCCGCCACCGGCTTCGAGCGCTTCTTCCACGCCAGCCGCACGCCCGACGAAAGTCACACCAAACCGCATCCCCACATGCTTCTGGAACTGCTCGACGAGCTCGGCGCGACCGCCGGCGAAACCCTGATGATCGGCGACAGTCGGTGGGATCTCGAGATGGCGCGCAGCGCCGGCACCGAAGCCCTCGGAGTGACCAGCGGTAGTGAGCCCGAGGCGAGTTTGAAACGCTTCGCTCCGGTGGCCTGCCTGGCCGGCATCGGCGACCTGCCGGAGTGGCTCTCGGAGGTCTCCCGGTGAGGTACGATTCGGCCGTGTTCGCCGCTTCTGGGAGCCCCCGCCATTGAGCCACCAAAACAAAGTCTTCGTTCTCGATACCTCGGTCATCCTCTACGACCACAACGCCCTCGACAGCTTCGAAGAGCATGACGTCGCCATACCCCTGACGGTGCTCGAGGAGCTCGATCGCTTCAAGAAGGGCAGCAGCGTGCTGAACCGCAACGCCCGCGAGTTCATTCGCCGGCTGGACGAGTTCGCCGGCGACAATCTGCTGCGCGAGTGGATTCCCCTCAACGGCGCCAGCCGCGGCAGTGTCAAGGTGATCGTGCCGCAGAAGGACGACGAGACGGCCCGCCGCCTGTTCGGCGCCGACAACGACCACCGCATCCTCGATGCCGCCCTCGGACTCAAGTCCCAGGTCGGTGAGCGGCGCGTCGTGCTGGTTTCCAAGGACATCAACTTGCGCCTCAAGGCGCGCGCCCTGGAGCTGCCGGCGGAGGACTACAAGCACATCAAGATCGAGGACCTCGAGAACCTCTATCGCGGTCGCAGCGAGGTCGCCCTGGCCGACCCCGACGCCATGGGGCGGCTGCACAGCGAGGGCTTCTTGCCCTGGGAAGAGGTCAGCGAGGAACAGCCCCAGGCCAACCACTTCTACATTTTGAGCTGCCAGCAGAGCTCGGCCCTGGCGCGCTACAACGCCCGGCGCGGAGGTCTCGAGCGCATCGTCAAGGAGCCGGCCTACGGGGTGACGCCGCGCAACGCCGAGCAGACCTTCGCCCTCCATGCTCTGCGCTCCGAGGACATTCCGCTGGTCACCCTCACCGGCCCCGCCGGCACCGGCAAGACCCTGATCGCCCTCGCCGGGGCGCTCGAGCAGAGCCGCTCCTTCCGGCAGATCTTCCTCGCTCGGCCGATCGTGCCGTTGTCGAACAAGGACCTCGGCTATCTCCCCGGTGACGTGCAGTCGAAGATCACGCCGTACATGCAGCCGCTGTGGGACAACCTGCGCTTCATCAAGAACCAGTTCGACGCCGCCAGCCGGGCATTCAAGCGCCTCGACGAGATGATCGAGAAGGAGAAGATCGAGGTCATTCCCCTGGCCTACATCCGGGGGCGCAGCTTTTCGCGCTGCCTGTTCATCGTCGACGAAGCCCAGAACCTCACGCCGCACGAGATCAAGACCATCATCACCCGCGCCGGCGAAGGCACCAAGATCGTGCTCACCGGCGACATCTTCCAGATCGATACGCCCTACCTCGACACGCGCAGCAACGGGCTGTCGTACTTGATCGACCGCCTGAAGGGCAATCCCCTCTACGCTCACGTCAATCTCGAGAAGGGCGAGCGCTCGGACCTCGCCAACCTGGCGAGCGAGCTGCTGTAGACGTCTGTTTCAGGGGGGCTGGGCGCCCCCCTCAAGCCAACGCACATGTCGTTGGCTTTCACCCCTGGCCGGGCGCCCCCGTCCTCGGCGCCCTCTGGGCGCCGCCTCGCGCTTTTCGCGCTCGGAGTCAGATGCTTTGTAGCATCTTGACTTCTTGTTGCAGAGGGTAGGGGCGCTTCTAGGTGTTCTTCAGCGCTGTGGGCCTGGTCGGCTCCACCTCGGCGTTCGCCGTCTCGCGCTTTGCGCTCGGAGTTCTCACGGAATGTTCACTTTTGGCCCTTGGGTCGAGCGGCAGGGGCCCGTCTCGGGGGGTGGCTCGTATGATTTGGCGACGGGGCGTTTTCGCCTGGTCTGAAAGGAGCGATCATGGAGCGTCGATGGGTGAAGGTTGTTCTGCTGTCTGCCGCGATTCTCATCGCCGGGTTTGCCTTCGGTGAGGAGGAGGTCGCGACGGCGACTTTCTCGATGTATTGCTACTGGACCGGCGAGGCGACGCTCGGCCGGGTCGATGGGGTGGTGGCGTCGCGCATCGGCCACTGGGGGGGAGCCGAGATCGTGCAGGTCGACTATGACCCGCAGAGGACCGATGTTCCCGAGCTGGTCGCGGCGCTGCGGACGCAGCGCTCGTTCGACAGCGTGATGCTGCCGGCCGGCACGGAGGTATCGGGATTGAGTGAGTCGACGCCGCGACGGGAGGTCACCGGCGAGCCGCATTTCATTCCTTCGAAGCACTCGCTGCGGACCCGCTACCCTCGCCTTTGGCAGATCGGGCTGAGCGAAGCCCAGGCCATCGCCCTCAATAGCTGGAGCTATTTCGGGGGTGCCATGCCGGCGGTGTTGACGGCCGAGCAGCAGCGTCGCCTGGCCGATGGCCGCTAGGCGCGGTAGAAGAGAGCCATGACGACTGCCGCGCCGCCGCCCACTCCGCCGGGGCGCCGTCTGCCGATTCCGGCGCTGCTCACCTTCGGGGCGGTGTTCCTCTCGATCTTGTGCGTCGGCAGCCTGGTGGCGCCATCGATTCTGGGCTTCGCGGAGCGGATCTATCTCGAGCTCCTCGACGACTCGAACCAACGCCAGGCGCGGGCGATGATTCAGTTCCTCGATCGGCGCCTGGCCTCGGGCCTGAGCCGCGACCAGGTCGCCGCCGAGTTCCAGAGCGCCATCGCCGGCACCGAGACGGACCGCGGCTATGTCTGTCTCATCGAGCAGGGCGAGGTGCGCTACGTCAGCCATCCGAACCAGGAGCAGCTCGGCATGCGGGTCAAGCCCGAGGCCCTGTTCGACCCCGGCATCGCGACCACCGCCCAGACGCCCTGGGACGCCTACCTTCGCGACGGCGCCACCGCGGCGGGACACCTGTCCTACGGTCCCGGCATGACCCAGGAGATGGTCTATTTCACCCAGGTGCCGGGCACCTCGTGGACCCTTTCGACGCACGAGAACCTGGCCCGGGTCGAAGACGAGCTGAGTGCTCTGCGCCGCAACCTGTTGCGCGGCTCGATGCTGATCGGCCTGCTCCTCGCCATTCCGGCCTCGGCCGCGGCGCGCATCGTCAGCCGCCGCAACGAGCGCCAGATCGAGCTGCGGGGAGAGCTCGAGCGACGCCTCCTTGAAGAAGAGGATCGCCGCAAGTCGGCAGAGCTCGAAGAGGCGCGTCAGCTCCAGCTCTCCCTTCTGCCGCGCCAGCTTCCGGAGCTGCCGGGGGTCGAGCTGGCAGCCCGAATGGAAACGGCCACCGAGGTCGGCGGCGACTATTACGACTTTTTGGTCGAGAACGACGACGAGCTGCTACTGGCGATCGGCGATGCCACCGGCCATGGCCTGCAAGCCGGCATGATGGCCACCGCCGTCAAGAGCCTGTTCGCCCTCTGTGCCCGGCAAAGGGATCTGGTGTCCGCCCTCGAGAGCATGGCCGAGGGGCTGCGTCGCATGCGTCTTGGGCGGCGCAACATGGCCTTCGCCCTGGCGCGCCTGAGCGATCGCCGCCTCGAGCTCGTCGGGGCCGGTATGCCGCCGGCGCTGGTCTATCGCGCCAGCGATGATCGCCTCGAGCGAATCTCTCTCGATGGCCTGCCCCTTGGCAGCCCGCTGCCCTTCCCCTATCAGCGACAGCAGGTCGATCTCACCGCCGGCGACCTGGTGTTGCTGAGCAGCGATGGCCTGCCCGAGGCCGGGGGAGCCGACCCTCTCGGCTACGAGGGTT
Protein-coding sequences here:
- a CDS encoding HAD-IA family hydrolase, whose amino-acid sequence is MTYRLLVFDWDGTVMDSVGTIVTCAEATLETLGLESPPEDHLRGAIGLGLRETVEHLQPGCDEATAERIVETYRELWLSTYRFHPSPFPAAEAVLTELAERDYLLAVATGKSRRGLDRDLAATGFERFFHASRTPDESHTKPHPHMLLELLDELGATAGETLMIGDSRWDLEMARSAGTEALGVTSGSEPEASLKRFAPVACLAGIGDLPEWLSEVSR
- a CDS encoding PhoH family protein translates to MSHQNKVFVLDTSVILYDHNALDSFEEHDVAIPLTVLEELDRFKKGSSVLNRNAREFIRRLDEFAGDNLLREWIPLNGASRGSVKVIVPQKDDETARRLFGADNDHRILDAALGLKSQVGERRVVLVSKDINLRLKARALELPAEDYKHIKIEDLENLYRGRSEVALADPDAMGRLHSEGFLPWEEVSEEQPQANHFYILSCQQSSALARYNARRGGLERIVKEPAYGVTPRNAEQTFALHALRSEDIPLVTLTGPAGTGKTLIALAGALEQSRSFRQIFLARPIVPLSNKDLGYLPGDVQSKITPYMQPLWDNLRFIKNQFDAASRAFKRLDEMIEKEKIEVIPLAYIRGRSFSRCLFIVDEAQNLTPHEIKTIITRAGEGTKIVLTGDIFQIDTPYLDTRSNGLSYLIDRLKGNPLYAHVNLEKGERSDLANLASELL
- a CDS encoding SpoIIE family protein phosphatase is translated as MTTAAPPPTPPGRRLPIPALLTFGAVFLSILCVGSLVAPSILGFAERIYLELLDDSNQRQARAMIQFLDRRLASGLSRDQVAAEFQSAIAGTETDRGYVCLIEQGEVRYVSHPNQEQLGMRVKPEALFDPGIATTAQTPWDAYLRDGATAAGHLSYGPGMTQEMVYFTQVPGTSWTLSTHENLARVEDELSALRRNLLRGSMLIGLLLAIPASAAARIVSRRNERQIELRGELERRLLEEEDRRKSAELEEARQLQLSLLPRQLPELPGVELAARMETATEVGGDYYDFLVENDDELLLAIGDATGHGLQAGMMATAVKSLFALCARQRDLVSALESMAEGLRRMRLGRRNMAFALARLSDRRLELVGAGMPPALVYRASDDRLERISLDGLPLGSPLPFPYQRQQVDLTAGDLVLLSSDGLPEAGGADPLGYEGCERAFLAAARRDSQPAAVIATILDSLRGEPSPASREALPEALEDDVTLLVLRAR